A single Zootoca vivipara chromosome 1, rZooViv1.1, whole genome shotgun sequence DNA region contains:
- the LOC118090808 gene encoding uncharacterized protein LOC118090808, producing the protein MVVGAQDPKHLQRLNCVDLRGYSPCPEPLPLASSSSTAAYCELNKNTRRCHRQQLPLYKSCRMYQTCDHAVLIVGGWQEQVTYPRHAQNLLLFYQMLRRNGFRQEHIKAFFASEGQASVTVEMGDVHPATEKLAIRSHLALVCRSLHCADSLVLYLNSPAASDGTMLLWDANRNGIADPKERYPISELLADLESCNARRVLLFLDQSYPGPLTKKLRASRRHPNVVLIRSTATATTTTSGGSAFAEFWAGLQPDQCLLQHLLPVGPWSAVFGSGTPAQLLNVSLAGAPCHSVPPLGEEERQRRYQGCQNLPTMLWYQSRHQQLQQDDD; encoded by the exons atCTCCGTGGATACAGCCCCTGCCCAGAGCCCCTGCCCCTTGCGAGCTCCAGCTCCACAGCCGCTTACTGCGAACTCAACAAGAACACGCGGCGATGCCACCGGCAGCAGCTTCCGCTGTACAAGTCTTGCCGCATGTACCAGACATGTGACCACGCTGTGCTGATTGTAG gtggctggcaggagcaggtcACCTACCCCCGCCATGCGCAGAACCTGCTGCTCTTCTACCAGATGCTTCGACGGAACGGCTTCCGCCAAGAGCACATCAAGGCCTTCTTCGCGAGCGAGGGGCAGGCCTCAG TGACTGTGGAGATGGGCGACGTGCACCCAGCCACCGAGAAGCTGGCTATTCGCTCCCACCTGGCCCTGGTCTGCAGGAGCCTCCACTGTGCCGACTCGCTGGTGCTCTACCTCAACAGCCCAGCAGCCAGCGATGGCACCATGCTGCTGTGGGATGCCAACCGTAATGGCatt GCAGATCCTAAGGAGCGGTACCCCATCTCGGAGCTGCTAGCAGACTTGGAGAGCTGCAACGCTCGCCGGGTTCTCCTCTTCCTTGACCAGAGCTATCCGGGGCCACTGACGAAGAAGCTGCGGGCATCTCGGCGACATCCCAACGTGGTGCTCATACGTAGCACCGCCACTGCCACCACTACCACCAGCGGTGGGTCGGCGTTTGCCGAGTTCTGGGCCGGACTGCAGCCTGACCAGTGCCTCCTCCAGCATTTATTGCCG GTGGGTCCGTGGTCTGCAGTCTTCGGCTCGGGTACCCCAGCCCAGCTGCTCAATGTCTCATTAGCAGGGGCGCCCTGCCACTCTGTGCCACCCCTGGGGGAAGAGGAGCGCCAGCGCCGCTACCAAGGCTGCCAGAACCTTCCCACCATGTTGTGGTACCAGAGCAGGCACCAGCAGCTGCAACAGGACGATGACTGA